The segment GCTTGTACCGTCGGCGTCCCAGATTCTGACAGAGAAGCTGCCCGATTTTGCCGAGCCCTGGGATCAGACAGAGGTTTATGAGCTCCTTCGGGAGGCGGCATGGCGGGAAAATGCTGCCGGAAAAGGGAAGAGAGGAGAGGCACAGGACTGGCCCTCATGGCTTCTCAGGCCGGATCAGGTGCTTGCCGGGCACAGCGGGGAGGAACTGTACTACAGGACAGATCATCACTGGACTACGAAGGGAGCCTACTACGCCTTTTCCTGCTGGATGGACTCCATAGGGGAGAAGGCCCCCGACATGGAAAAATACGACAGAACTGTGGTGACAGAGGAGTTTCTGGGAACCATTCACTCGAAGTTAAATATTCCCATGAACCCTGACAGAATTGAGGTATGGACGCCTGCCGGTGCAGGAGAGTGGAATGGGGACAGCCAGTTTGAGGTATTTTACGACGGCGTTCCTGAGGCACACGGAAGTCTCTATGAGCCGGAACGGCTTAAAGGCAGAGACAAGTATGCGGTTTTTCTGGACGGCAACCACGCGCTGACAGAAATCGTGAACACAGAGGCCGCAGGGCACAGGCGGCTTCTGATCATAAAGGACTCCTACGCCCACTGCTTTGCCGCCTTTGCGGCTCCCTATTTTGAGCGGGTGTACATGGCTGATCTGCGGTACCTGAATCAGAAGCTGTCAGAGCTGTCTGAGGAAGAGAAGGTGACGGATGTGCTGGTGCTCTACCAGATACCGGGCTTTGCCAGCGACGAAAATGTTACAAAAATCGCCAGATAGGTGATAGTTTTGTAAAAAGAATTTAATAAATTTGCGGGGTACAGCTTGACGGAACGGAAGTTTCATATTAGAATAGAACAGAATAAAAACCGTTCAGGTTTTACCTATTTCTATGATTCAAAAAATTTTAAAAATTTTTTGAAATAAATGCAATAAAACATAAGTCTGTTGCATTAACTAATTGAACGGATGAAAATGATTTCTGTTTCTGGCAGACGGAAGACATACTATAACAACATATCAAGTTACTCGAAATTCCTTGATGCATTACACCCCGTTACAGGTATGTTTCCAAAGCAGTGCAGAAAATTTTCAAATACAGGCCATTCCAACCAACCAACCGGCCTGTAGGCGAATAAAAAAGACCGGGCTGAGAAATCAGTGCCGGTCTTTTTTATTCAATAGGAAATTTCATTTCCTATTGAATAAAAATGACGTTGATGCGCACTCGCGCGCAAGGTAAAAATTGCCTGAAGGCAACCGCGCTCGGCGCGAGTGTGCGCCAAGGCGCACACTTTTTTATACAGCAGGAAACGCTGTTCCCTGTTATATAAAAACGCTCCGCGGGGATCACACTGGGTTGGAGAGGAAAATGCCGCTTTTGCGGCCCGCCGCAGGCGGAGAATCCTGCGAGGCAGGATTCTTTTTTCTTTCGCTCAAGAAAGCAGTCGGCAGAATCCTTTGCTTCGAAATCAGGAGCGGGAGTGAAGGCAGTTTTCTGCTGCTATTTTTTTGTGTTGACAAGACTGGGGAAACAGGGTATAAATGTCAATGCAAAAGGGGGAACAGAAGATGAAAATAGAAAATGATCTGGGCCGGGATGATGTCCGGCTCCTTGTTATGAGAATTGCGATTCCGTCCATGCTGGCTCAGTTTGTCAGTGTGCTTTACAGCGTGGTGGACCGCATGTACATCGGAAATATTCCAGAGATAGGCGAGACTGCTCTGGCCGGCGTCGGCGTCTGCGGGCCGATTGTAACGCTCATCACGGCATTCGGCTCCCTGGTGGGAGTGGGAGGAGCGCCGCTGATGAGCATACGCCTGGGAGAGAAGGACGAAAAGGGAGCCTCTCAGATTCTTGCGAACTGCTTTCTGCTGCTTTCTGCGATTTCTCTCATTATCATGGCGGCAGCCCTGCTTCTGAAAAACAGGCTCCTTGTGTGGTTCGGGGCCAGTGAGGCCATTTTTCCCTATGCCAACGACTATATTACCATCTATCTTTTGGGAACGATTTTTGCCCTTCTGTCTATCGGCATGAACCAGTTTATCATCTGCCAGGGCTTTGCAAAGGTGGCGATGAAGTCGGTGATGCTGGGGGCAGTGGTCAATATTGTGCTGGATCCTGTTTTTATTTTCGGCTTTGACATGGGAGTGAAAGGCGGAGCTCTGGCTACGGTCATCTCTCAGATGGCTTCTGCCGCCTTCGTGCTTGCCTTCCTGTTTGGCAAACGGGTGCCGATCCGCATCACCTTCGGCAATTACCAGTGGAGAATTATGCGGAAGGTAATTTTTCTAGGGCTCTCACCCTTCCTTATCGTTGCCTTTGACAATGTGCTGGTTATCGCAATGAACGCCTCCCTCCAGCATTATGGAGGCCCGGAGGGGGATATGCTTTTGACCTGCAATACGATTGTCCAGAGCTTTATGCTGATGGTGACGATGCCCTTAGGCGGCATTACAGGGGGAACCCAGTCCATTCTCGGGTACAATTTCGGCGCGCGCAGATCCGACCGTGTGCTGGCGGCTCAGCAGTGGATTGTGACGCTGGCCCTCATCTTTACAGCGGTTATGTTTATCATTGCCCAGGCAGTTCCGCAGTATTTTGTCCGCATTTTTACGAGAGAGCCGGAGTATGTGGAGCTGACAGTCTGGGCCATTCGGGTATTTACGCTGGGCATCATTCCGCTGTCCATACAGTATGGGATTGTAGACGGCTATACGGGGATGGGAATTGCGCCTATTGCCATCTCGCTGTCGGCTTTCCGAAAGACGCTGTATCTGCTGGGAGTGTTTTTGATACCGATGATTTTTGGTGTAAGGGCTGTATTCTATACAGAGCCTTTCTCTGACTTTTTGGGAACTGCGGTCAGCATCGCTGTCTATCTGCTGACGATGAAAAAGATCCTGAGGAGAAGAGAAAACGGGGCCCTGTAGCAAGGCAGCAGAGGGAGAAAAGGTATGAAGGAAAACAAGTATGACGATCCTGTATTTTTTGAAAAATACAGCCAGATGGAGCGCTCAAAAAAGGGGCTGAAGGGGGCCGGAGAGTGGTCCGAGCTTGAAAAACTGCTTCCCGATTTCAGGGGGAAGAAAGTCCTTGACCTGGGCTGCGGCTATGGATGGCACTGCCGGTATGCAGCAGAGCACGGAGCCCTGTCTGTGCTGGGAACGGATCTGTCGGAAAAGATGCTGGGAAGGGCAAGGCAGATCAACAGCTGCGAAGGAGTTGAGTACCGCCTGACGGCTATGGAAGATTTGGAGTTTGATGACAGCTCCTTTGACGTGGTGCTGAGTTCTCTTGCATTTCATTATGTCCGTGATTTTCAGCCACTCGTCGGGAAGATCAGCCGCTTTTTAAAGCCGGGAGGGGATTTCGTGTTTTCTGTGGAGCACCCTGCATTTACCGCCTATGGAACCCAGGACTGGTATTACGGAGAGAATAAGGAGATCCTTCACTTTCCGGTGGACAATTATTACTATGAGGGGGCGAGGGAGGCAGTGTTTCTGGGGGAAAAGGTGACAAAGTATCACAGGACGCTGACCACCTATCTGAATACCCTTCTGGAATGCGGCTTCGAGCTGACACATATCGTAGAACCTCAGCCGCCGGAGGAGATGATGGGACTTCCCGGAATGAGAGATGAGATGCGAAGGCCAATGATGCTCCTTGCAGCGGCTGTGAAAAGACAGTAATCGGGTACAGGGAGCCGTACCTGGAAGACATTTGAAATCCGGGCTACGGAATGAGCCCCTGCTCCCTGTAGAAACGCTCGGCACCCGGGTGGAGCGGTATGGGAAGCTCGCTGTACATGAAGCCTTCATCAGACATGGGCTTCAGGAGAGCCTGCTCTTCTCCGAGAGCCACTCTGCTGGAATAGAGGATAGAGGTCAGCTCGTGAACCAGCTCCTCGTCCATGCTTTCGTCTACACAGACCAGACATTTGACGCCAAAGGAGTCCACATCCTCCGCCTGACCCTTATAGGTTCCGGCAGGGATCCTGGCCCGGTAATAGAAGCTGTTTTCAGACAGAATCTGGTTCAGTTCGCTGGCTGTGTATTTTAAAAGCCTTGAAGGTGCCTGGACAGACAGGTTATACAGGCCCTCGACGGGAGTTCCGGCAAAGCCGTGGACAGCGTCCAGGTTTCCCGCCAAAACCTGCTCTGCCCCGTACCCGATGCCTCCCCGCGTTTCAATTTCCGTGTTCTCCGGGGATATGCCAAGCAGGTCAAAGACAATGCGGGCAGAAAGGTCCGTATTTGATGCCTCAGGACCTACAGAGACACGGCTGCCCTTCAGATCATGAACGTAAAACAGAGAAGAGGAGTTCAGGGCCATCCAGTTGGAAATGCTGGAGTATACAGCCCCGATCGTCCGAAGCTCTGTCTGGGGGGCGGCTGAAAACTCGTGAGTTCCATGGAAGGCTGCATAGGCCGCATCACCGCTGACAAGGCCCAGATCAATCTGGCCTTCGCTCAGCATCTGGATATTGGTGTAGGATCCGGTAGAGGCGCATATATTTACATGGATATGCTCCGAAGTTGTTTCAATGGATTCGGCGATGGCCTCTCCGGCCGGGTACATGCTTCCTCCTCTGTCAGCTGTCCCAATGGTGAGAACAGTGATCGTGCTGTCTGGTTGTTCGTTCCCGCCGGAAAAGGCAGAGGAATACCCGTTAAGCGAGCATGAGCAGAGAAATGGGATCGCAATAAGGATGCCGATGACAGAACGGGCAGATATAGACATAAGGTGTATCAGGTGTTTCAATGGCAGTCCTCCCATTTTTTATGGCAGAACGGCTATGTGAAACAGTTTCTGCCGCCCTGCTGTAAGGTGAAATATTATTCATAACTATAACACAAAATTAACATTCGGAAAAGGGAAAATGAAATCAGAAAAAACGAAATTCCGTGAAAAGGAAATTCAGAAAAAAACATCAGAAAACTTCAGGAAGAAGAGAAAAAGAAAATCAGAGAAAGTATCGGAATACAGGAAAGTGCCCGCAGCCATTTGGATAGCTGCGGGCACTTTCCTTTTCCCTCTGGCAAAGAAAGATTCGGCACCGTCTTTATTTTCCTACGATTCCGCCGAAGACAGAGAGGAAAATCGGGTTGTAGATATCGTCAATGATAACGGCGAAGGACGGGTACAGTACCCAGGCAACATTATGCCAGCCATAGGCATCCATAACAGCCTTCTCATTTGCAACGGCATTCGGGCCGGAGCCGCAGCCCCATCCGCAGTTTCCGGCAGCCATGACAGCGGCGCCGTAGTCGCGTCCGAACATGTTGTAGGAGATAAAGATGGCAAACAGGGCCATTAATACTGCCTGAACGAGAAGGATAATTCCCATCTGTCCCGCAACAGGTGCAAGAGCCGTAATATCAATGGTCATCAGAACCAGAGCC is part of the Clostridium sp. M62/1 genome and harbors:
- a CDS encoding DHHW family protein, with the protein product MREEQKHRQKKGRQGLPLTAAFLGFLAVFGAGLVFLPEKVFSDTENRYLAQKPEWTPEAFLDGSYGEDYEKYLSDQFPMRGGLVALKALAQRSAGKGDVNGVYFGKDGYYIERFDREKLLNGQLQKNIAYLAKAVSSFGESLGEDHVRVMLVPSASQILTEKLPDFAEPWDQTEVYELLREAAWRENAAGKGKRGEAQDWPSWLLRPDQVLAGHSGEELYYRTDHHWTTKGAYYAFSCWMDSIGEKAPDMEKYDRTVVTEEFLGTIHSKLNIPMNPDRIEVWTPAGAGEWNGDSQFEVFYDGVPEAHGSLYEPERLKGRDKYAVFLDGNHALTEIVNTEAAGHRRLLIIKDSYAHCFAAFAAPYFERVYMADLRYLNQKLSELSEEEKVTDVLVLYQIPGFASDENVTKIAR
- a CDS encoding MATE family efflux transporter — protein: MKIENDLGRDDVRLLVMRIAIPSMLAQFVSVLYSVVDRMYIGNIPEIGETALAGVGVCGPIVTLITAFGSLVGVGGAPLMSIRLGEKDEKGASQILANCFLLLSAISLIIMAAALLLKNRLLVWFGASEAIFPYANDYITIYLLGTIFALLSIGMNQFIICQGFAKVAMKSVMLGAVVNIVLDPVFIFGFDMGVKGGALATVISQMASAAFVLAFLFGKRVPIRITFGNYQWRIMRKVIFLGLSPFLIVAFDNVLVIAMNASLQHYGGPEGDMLLTCNTIVQSFMLMVTMPLGGITGGTQSILGYNFGARRSDRVLAAQQWIVTLALIFTAVMFIIAQAVPQYFVRIFTREPEYVELTVWAIRVFTLGIIPLSIQYGIVDGYTGMGIAPIAISLSAFRKTLYLLGVFLIPMIFGVRAVFYTEPFSDFLGTAVSIAVYLLTMKKILRRRENGAL
- a CDS encoding class I SAM-dependent methyltransferase — translated: MKENKYDDPVFFEKYSQMERSKKGLKGAGEWSELEKLLPDFRGKKVLDLGCGYGWHCRYAAEHGALSVLGTDLSEKMLGRARQINSCEGVEYRLTAMEDLEFDDSSFDVVLSSLAFHYVRDFQPLVGKISRFLKPGGDFVFSVEHPAFTAYGTQDWYYGENKEILHFPVDNYYYEGAREAVFLGEKVTKYHRTLTTYLNTLLECGFELTHIVEPQPPEEMMGLPGMRDEMRRPMMLLAAAVKRQ
- a CDS encoding TAXI family TRAP transporter solute-binding subunit translates to MKHLIHLMSISARSVIGILIAIPFLCSCSLNGYSSAFSGGNEQPDSTITVLTIGTADRGGSMYPAGEAIAESIETTSEHIHVNICASTGSYTNIQMLSEGQIDLGLVSGDAAYAAFHGTHEFSAAPQTELRTIGAVYSSISNWMALNSSSLFYVHDLKGSRVSVGPEASNTDLSARIVFDLLGISPENTEIETRGGIGYGAEQVLAGNLDAVHGFAGTPVEGLYNLSVQAPSRLLKYTASELNQILSENSFYYRARIPAGTYKGQAEDVDSFGVKCLVCVDESMDEELVHELTSILYSSRVALGEEQALLKPMSDEGFMYSELPIPLHPGAERFYREQGLIP